The proteins below come from a single Benincasa hispida cultivar B227 chromosome 4, ASM972705v1, whole genome shotgun sequence genomic window:
- the LOC120075786 gene encoding UTP--glucose-1-phosphate uridylyltransferase 3, chloroplastic: protein MAAQANPVLHHNHHFPFSLTFKTLHFSLSLPIPSLSLTSSSSFSLSSSSSYASSSSSRSLHLPRVSTAPVDYAPPAPDYDLQQEILRLRGLCTKLSKRKSIKEKLKLIDHDSRVRRFFNSRRNWFSRVLPQLNLDPYDCFLLKCLVAAGQEHVLSLGIESVESEFETARGVVKHALYSLVEVIEKFDVNGNGGGNEGFGKEEIVLEKEELRDLKKLFVNLREIEKFYDCIGGIIGYQIKVLELLACSKPERYSMNWSGQKNQAMDSEFLEIHAPNGPDLSQNIEYASQAALWGIEGLPELGEIYPLGGSADRLGLVDPDTGECLPAAMLSYCGRTLLEGLIRDLQAREFLYNKIYGKQCITPVAIMTSSAKNNHKRIVSLCERFGWFGRGRSNFQLFEQPLVPAISSDDGLWLVTKSFAPICKPGGHGVIWKLAHDKGIFKWFYDHGRKGATVRQVSNVVAATDLTLLALSGIGLRQKKKLGFASCKRIAGATEGMNVLIERKNLDGMWEYGLSCIEYTEFEKYGITEGSRSSVSLQESFPANTNILYVDLRAVEKVVSTNSEKSLPGMVLNLKKPVAYFDQFGRKHSVSGGRLECTMQNIADSFFNTSSSRCYNDVEDILETFIVYNERRRVTSSAKKTRKHASVPLHQTPDGALLDTLRNAHDLLSLCNIEVPVVESNDKYVDSGPPYLILLHPALGPLWEVARQKFSGGSISRGSELQVEVAEFLWRNVQLDGSLIVLSENVMGSLKIDENGESLIHYGQRCGRCKLENVNVLNKGIDWNAENNIYWKLEVQRYEECKIILHGNAEFEATNVVLQGNHVFEVPDGYKLKIAPGTSGFEAQLDPIELDKQDTGSWCWNYKIEGSHIKLEYVEL from the exons ATGGCGGCACAGGCCAACCCTGTGCTTCACCATAACCACCATTTCCCTTTctctttaactttcaaaacctTACATTTTTCACTTTCCCTCCCAAtaccttctctctctctcacttcttcttcttctttctctttgtcttcatcttcttcttatgcttcttcttcttcttctcgttcTTTACATTTGCCTCGGGTTTCTACAGCTCCGGTTGATTATGCCCCACCAGCTCCCGACTATGACCTTCAACAAGAGATTCTTAGGCTGAGAGGTCTATGTACTAAGCTTTCTAAAAGGAAGAGCATCAAGGAGAAGTTGAAACTCATTGACCATGATTCTAGAGTCAGACGATTTTTCAATTCTCGCCGTAACTGGTTCTCTAGGGTTTTGCCTCAGCTCAACTTGGATCCCTACGATTGCTTCTTGCTCAAGTGTTTGGTTGCGGCGGGGCAAGAACATGTCCTTAGTTTAGGGATTGAGTCTGTGGAGAGTGAATTTGAGACTGCAAGGGGTGTGGTGAAGCACGCGCTTTATTCGCTTGTAGAAGTGATTGAGAAGTTTGATGTAAATGGCAATGGCGGTGGGAATGAGGGATTTGGGAAGGAGGAAATAGTTCTGGAGAAGGAAGAGTTAAGGGACTTGAAAAAGCTCTTTGTTAATTTACGAGAGATTGAAAAATTTTATGATTGCATTGGAGGAATCATCGG GTATCAGATTAAAGTTCTAGAGCTTCTTGCCTGTTCAAAACCTGAAAGATATTCTATGAATTGGTCTGGCCAAAAGAACCAGGCAATGGATAGTGAATTTTTGGAGATTCATGCACCCAATGGACCTGATCTTTCTCAAAATATAGAATATGCATCTCAAGCAGCATTGTGGGGAATTGAG gGTTTACCTGAGTTGGGTGAAATTTATCCTTTGGGAGGCTCTGCTGATAGGCTTGGTTTGGTAGATCCTGATACAGGAGAGTGTCTTCCTGCAGCAATGCTTTCTTATTGTGGTAGGACTTTATTGGAAGGTCTTATAAGAGATCTTCAG GCTAGAGAATTCTTGTACAACAAGATCTATGGGAAACAATGCATTACACCTGTTGCAATCATGACAAGTTCAGCAAAGAATAACCACAAAAGAATTGTATCTCTCTGTGAAAGATTTGGATGGTTTGGAAGGGGTCGGTCAAACTTCCAACTCTTTGAGCAG CCTCTGGTTCCAGCCATTAGTTCAGATGATGGATTGTGGTTAGTTACCAAATCTTTTGCTCCAATATGCAAGCCTGGTGGTCATGGTGTTATATGGAAGCTTGCACATGACAAAGGTATCTTTAAGTGGTTTTATGACCATGGAAGAAAAGGTGCGACAGTTCGGCAAGTCAG TAATGTTGTGGCAGCTACAGATCTGACCCTATTGGCCTTGTCAGGAATTGGTTTGCGACAAAAAAAG AAACTAGGCTTTGCATCTTGTAAGAGGATAGCAGGCGCTACAGAAGGCATGAATGTTTTAATTGAGAGGAAGAATCTTGATGGGATGTGGGAATACGGTTTGTCATGCATTGAGTACACCGAGTTTGAAAAGTATGGGATCACAGAAGGATCTCGTTCTTCAGTCAG TCTGCAGGAGTCATTCCCTGCTAATACAAACATCTTATATGTGGATTTGCGTGCTGTGGAGAAGGTGGTCTCAACTAATAGTGAAAAGAGTTTGCCAGGAATGgtgctaaatttaaaaaaacctGTTGCATATTTTGACCAGTTTGGAAGAAAGCATAG TGTTTCTGGAGGTCGACTAGAATGCACCATGCAAAATATTGCTGATAGCTTCTTTAATACAAGTTCATCTCGATGTTATAATGATGTAGAAG ACATACTGGAGACTTTCATTGTGTACAATGAGCGAAGAAGGGTCACATCATCAGCTAAAAAGACAAGAAAGCATGCTAGTGTGCCCTTACACCAG ACTCCAGATGGTGCACTTTTGGATACCTTGCGAAATGCGCATGATCTTCTTTCACTGTGTAATATTGAAGTTCCTGTG GTTGAAAGTAATGACAAATATGTTGATTCTGGACCACCATATCTCATCCTTTTACATCCAGCACTTGGCCCACTTTGGGAGGTTGCTAGGCAGAAG TTCTCTGGTGGTTCGATATCAAGGGGCTCTGAGTTGCAAGTTGAGGTTGCCGAGTTTTTGTGGAGGAATGTTCAG CTTGATGGGAGTTTGATTGTATTGTCTGAAAATGTTATGGGCTCATTGAAGATCGATGAAAATGGGGAATCATTAATCCACTATGGACAAAG GTGTGGAAGATGTAAATTGGAGAATGTCAATGTGCTGAATAAGGGAATTGACTGGAATGCTGAAAACAATATTTACTGGAAGCTTGAGGTGCAGCGGTACGAGGAATGCAAGATCATTTTGCATGGAAATGCTGAATTTGAGGCCACGAATGTTGTTTTACAG GGTAATCATGTATTTGAAGTTCCAGATGGCTACAAATTGAAAATTGCACCAGGAACTTCTG GTTTTGAAGCTCAGTTAGATCCAATTGAGCTTGATAAGCAGGATACCGGAAGTTGGTGCTGGAACTACAAAATAGAGGGTTCTCATATCAAGCTGGAGTATGTGGAGCTATAG